A single genomic interval of Methyloceanibacter caenitepidi harbors:
- a CDS encoding SH3 domain-containing protein — MGYARTVIAGLIGLLVGAVVTVGAAQATEATTATALNLRDGPGTSYGKIATMPAGSPVKVKGCRDGWCGVIWRGQKGYASQRGLALGYADYAELVEPEVWPIFPSYPYRAGYYSKADWYFDMPPYTAISPKFYRKRFLMMAQERDRYRYVPNIFRGGSSYDDTPIGYVNTQAAAAALRDPE, encoded by the coding sequence ATGGGTTACGCGCGGACCGTCATTGCTGGATTGATCGGCCTCCTGGTGGGGGCTGTGGTAACGGTGGGCGCCGCCCAGGCGACCGAGGCGACCACGGCCACGGCGCTGAACCTGCGCGACGGGCCGGGGACCAGCTATGGCAAGATCGCCACGATGCCTGCAGGCTCGCCGGTCAAGGTCAAAGGCTGCCGCGACGGCTGGTGCGGCGTGATCTGGCGCGGACAGAAGGGCTATGCCAGCCAGCGCGGTCTGGCGCTGGGCTATGCCGACTACGCGGAATTGGTTGAGCCCGAGGTGTGGCCGATCTTCCCATCCTATCCCTACCGGGCCGGTTATTACTCGAAGGCCGACTGGTATTTCGACATGCCGCCTTACACGGCCATCTCGCCCAAATTCTACCGCAAGCGGTTTCTCATGATGGCCCAGGAGCGGGACCGCTACCGCTACGTGCCCAATATCTTCCGCGGGGGCAGCAGCTATGACGACACCCCGATCGGATACGTCAACACGCAGGCCGCCGCAGCCGCGTTGAGAGACCCCGAGTAG
- a CDS encoding ABC transporter ATP-binding protein — translation MTAATPTPLLALEDVTAAYGRLPVLHDVSIHVRPGEIVSLIGANGAGKSTTMMTICGKPRASHGRVVFDGQDITQRPTHEIARLGICQSPEGRRIFGRMTVMENLKMGAIVANAPGAFESDAARVFNLFPRLKDRSTQRGGTLSGGEQQMLAIARALMGRPKLLLLDEPSLGLAPLVVKQIFEAIKALNTDGLTVFLVEQNAYHALKLADRGYVMVNGRITMTGTGDELLASEEVRNAYLEGATAPAKEPTTS, via the coding sequence ATGACCGCCGCCACCCCCACGCCGCTCCTTGCGCTCGAAGACGTCACGGCGGCTTACGGCAGGCTGCCTGTGTTGCACGATGTCAGCATCCACGTCCGGCCCGGAGAGATCGTCTCGTTGATCGGCGCGAATGGCGCAGGCAAATCGACCACGATGATGACCATTTGCGGCAAGCCTCGCGCGTCCCATGGCCGCGTGGTCTTCGACGGTCAGGACATCACACAGCGGCCCACCCATGAAATCGCCCGGCTCGGCATTTGCCAGTCGCCAGAGGGCCGGAGGATCTTCGGACGCATGACGGTGATGGAAAATCTGAAGATGGGCGCCATCGTCGCCAATGCGCCCGGCGCGTTCGAATCCGATGCCGCGCGCGTCTTCAACCTGTTCCCCCGGCTGAAGGACCGATCCACGCAGCGGGGCGGAACGCTGTCCGGCGGCGAGCAGCAGATGCTCGCCATCGCCCGCGCGCTGATGGGGCGCCCGAAGCTGCTGCTGCTCGACGAGCCTTCGCTCGGACTTGCACCGCTCGTAGTGAAGCAGATCTTCGAAGCCATCAAAGCGCTGAACACGGACGGTCTGACCGTGTTCCTGGTGGAACAGAACGCCTATCACGCGCTGAAGTTGGCAGACCGCGGCTACGTGATGGTCAACGGCCGCATCACCATGACGGGCACCGGCGATGAATTGCTGGCCTCCGAGGAGGTGCGCAACGCGTATCTCGAGGGTGCCACCGCACCGGCCAAGGAGCCGACGACATCGTGA
- a CDS encoding BolA/IbaG family iron-sulfur metabolism protein, with protein sequence MAMAATDIERLILERFPDAKIEIKDLAGDGDHYAASIVSEEFRGKSRVQQHQMVYEALKGNMGGVLHALALTTSAPQQ encoded by the coding sequence ATGGCGATGGCCGCCACGGATATCGAGCGCCTGATTCTCGAGCGCTTCCCCGATGCGAAAATCGAGATCAAAGACCTGGCCGGCGACGGCGATCACTACGCGGCGTCCATCGTCTCGGAAGAGTTTCGCGGCAAGTCGCGCGTGCAGCAGCACCAGATGGTCTACGAGGCCCTCAAAGGAAACATGGGCGGCGTGCTCCATGCGCTCGCCCTGACCACGTCAGCCCCCCAGCAATAA
- the grxD gene encoding Grx4 family monothiol glutaredoxin — MTDQAVNDWINKQIANNDIVLFMKGTKSMPQCGFSMQVAQILNHLGVEYEDINVLEDMSVREGIKAFSNWPTIPQLYVKGEFVGGCDIVREMFQAGELQDMLKEKGIASNADTQTA, encoded by the coding sequence ATGACAGACCAAGCCGTCAACGACTGGATCAACAAGCAGATCGCCAACAACGACATCGTGCTGTTCATGAAGGGCACGAAGTCCATGCCCCAATGCGGCTTCTCCATGCAGGTCGCGCAGATCCTGAACCACCTCGGCGTCGAGTATGAAGACATCAACGTCCTGGAGGACATGAGCGTCCGCGAAGGCATCAAGGCCTTCTCCAACTGGCCGACCATTCCGCAGCTCTACGTGAAGGGCGAGTTCGTGGGCGGTTGCGATATCGTGCGCGAGATGTTTCAGGCAGGCGAACTGCAGGACATGCTCAAAGAGAAGGGCATCGCCAGCAACGCCGACACGCAGACGGCCTAG
- a CDS encoding DUF6867 family protein, with the protein MSTVTQTIAPWITDDGLCVFVLLTVIIGGGAAFLAGRGLARGWRPLWRLFFYMALLAAAVRFFDYALFDGTLISPYYYAVTYVVLIAAGLLGFRTMRTTQMVTQYHWLYERTSPLTWKDR; encoded by the coding sequence GTGAGCACGGTAACGCAGACGATTGCGCCCTGGATCACCGATGACGGCTTGTGCGTCTTCGTGCTCCTGACGGTCATTATCGGCGGCGGCGCCGCGTTTCTCGCCGGGCGCGGCCTGGCGCGCGGCTGGCGTCCGCTCTGGCGGTTGTTCTTCTACATGGCGCTACTCGCGGCCGCCGTGCGCTTCTTCGATTACGCCCTTTTCGACGGCACGCTGATATCGCCCTACTACTACGCCGTGACCTATGTGGTTCTGATCGCGGCGGGACTGCTCGGTTTCCGCACCATGCGCACGACGCAGATGGTCACGCAGTATCACTGGCTCTATGAGCGGACGAGCCCCCTCACCTGGAAAGATCGATAG
- a CDS encoding DUF1476 domain-containing protein gives MTNFNDREKSYERKFALDEELQFKSTARRNKLLGLWAAEKMGLSGDDAQAYAREVVKADLEEPGEEDVFRKIRGDFDGKEIEQSDHQIRRAMADLMVEAVRQIEAEAKA, from the coding sequence ATGACGAACTTTAACGATCGTGAAAAGAGCTACGAGAGGAAATTCGCCCTCGACGAGGAGTTGCAGTTCAAGTCCACGGCCCGCCGGAACAAGCTTCTGGGCCTCTGGGCCGCTGAAAAGATGGGTCTTTCGGGGGACGATGCCCAAGCCTATGCCCGCGAGGTGGTGAAGGCGGACCTGGAAGAGCCGGGCGAGGAAGACGTTTTCCGCAAGATCCGGGGCGATTTCGACGGCAAAGAGATCGAACAGTCCGACCACCAAATCCGTCGCGCCATGGCGGACCTCATGGTCGAAGCCGTGCGGCAAATCGAAGCCGAAGCCAAGGCGTAA
- the purS gene encoding phosphoribosylformylglycinamidine synthase subunit PurS, with product MKARITITLKPGVLDPQGKAIEGALHALGFGGVEGVRQGKFIEVEVAESDPTRAREEIERMCKQLLANTIIENYAYELEAA from the coding sequence ATGAAGGCACGCATTACCATTACCCTCAAACCCGGCGTGCTCGATCCGCAAGGCAAAGCCATCGAAGGTGCGTTGCATGCCTTGGGCTTTGGCGGCGTCGAGGGAGTCCGGCAGGGAAAGTTCATCGAGGTCGAAGTCGCCGAAAGCGATCCGACCCGCGCCCGCGAAGAAATCGAGCGGATGTGCAAGCAGCTTCTCGCAAACACCATCATTGAGAACTATGCGTATGAGCTCGAGGCGGCGTAA
- the purC gene encoding phosphoribosylaminoimidazolesuccinocarboxamide synthase — protein MNRRRRVYEGKAKILYEGPEPGTLIQHFKDDATAFNNKKHDRIEGKGVLNNRISEYIFERLNEIGVPTHFMKRMNMREQLIREVEIIPLEVVIRNVAAGSLSKRLGLEEGTTLPRSIVEFYYKADELDDPMVSEEHITAFGWASPPELDDIMSLALRINDFLTGLFLGVGIRLVDFKVEFGRLWEGDQMRIVLADEISPDCCRLWDIDTQDKLDKDRFRRDMGGLIEAYQEVARRLGLHTENPTPGRSGPVLVQSK, from the coding sequence ATGAACCGTCGCCGGCGCGTTTACGAAGGCAAGGCCAAGATCCTTTATGAAGGGCCAGAGCCCGGCACGCTCATCCAGCATTTCAAGGACGACGCGACTGCCTTCAACAACAAGAAGCACGACCGCATCGAAGGCAAGGGCGTCCTCAACAACCGTATTTCGGAATACATCTTCGAGCGGCTAAACGAGATCGGTGTGCCCACGCATTTCATGAAGCGCATGAACATGCGCGAGCAGCTCATTCGCGAGGTCGAGATCATTCCGCTCGAAGTGGTGATCCGCAACGTCGCCGCAGGCTCGCTGTCGAAGCGTTTGGGCCTGGAGGAAGGGACTACCCTGCCCCGCTCTATCGTCGAGTTCTACTACAAGGCCGACGAGCTGGACGATCCCATGGTCTCCGAGGAGCACATCACCGCCTTCGGCTGGGCCTCGCCACCGGAGCTGGACGACATCATGTCGCTCGCGCTGCGCATCAACGACTTCTTGACCGGCCTGTTCCTCGGCGTCGGCATCCGCCTAGTCGACTTCAAAGTCGAGTTCGGGCGCTTGTGGGAAGGCGACCAGATGCGCATTGTGCTGGCCGACGAAATCTCGCCGGACTGCTGCCGCCTTTGGGATATCGACACCCAGGATAAGCTCGACAAGGACCGGTTCCGCCGCGACATGGGCGGGTTGATCGAGGCCTATCAGGAAGTGGCGCGCCGGCTCGGGCTCCATACCGAGAACCCGACACCCGGCCGCAGCGGTCCTGTCCTGGTCCAATCCAAATAG
- the purL gene encoding phosphoribosylformylglycinamidine synthase subunit PurL encodes MKPETPSLSEELVAEHGISPEEYERLLEELGREPTLTELGVFSVMWSEHCSYKSSRVWLKKLPTSGSQVIQGPGENAGVVSLGDGQAAVFKMESHNHPSYIEPYQGAATGVGGIMRDVFTMGARPIANMNALRFGSPSHPKTRHLVAGVVSGIGDYGNCMGVPTIGGETNFDPRYNDNILVNAMCVGLVDANRIFKSAAKGVGLPVVYVGSKTGRDGIHGATMASAEFDESSEEKRPTVQVGDPFTEKLLLEACLELMNEDVIIAIQDMGAAGLTSSSVEMADKGGVGIDLDLDLVPMREEGMTAYEMLLSESQERMLMVLKPGSEPVAERIFKKWELDFAVIGKTTDTGHFVARHNGVVEADIPLPALAHAAPIYERPYETREKLPTIAPQDVTAPPSILSALERLIGSPHLSSRRWIYEQYDHMVMADTVQRPGGDAGVVRVHGTDKGLAVSCDVTPRYCAADPFEGGKQAVAECWRNLTATGAKPLAITDCLNFGNPERPEIMGEFVGAIEGMAEACKVFHFPVVSGNVSLYNETNGVAIPPTPAVGGVGLIANIAEMANMALKADGDVILLLGLETGHLGQSIYMSVMEDRLDGAPPPVDLASERVIGDLVRGLIKADTVNAVHDVSDGGLLVAIAEMALAGKRGVALEEPPEDIPAHGIWFGEDQGRYVVTATPDKVDTIKDVAAVYSVPVRVLGTVGGDTMTLPGEAPLPLGMLRAAFEDWLPRFMTRG; translated from the coding sequence GTGAAGCCGGAGACGCCAAGTCTCTCCGAAGAGCTTGTTGCCGAGCACGGCATCAGCCCGGAGGAGTACGAGCGTCTTCTGGAAGAGCTGGGGCGCGAACCCACGCTGACGGAGCTCGGCGTGTTCTCCGTCATGTGGTCGGAGCACTGTTCCTACAAGTCGTCGCGCGTCTGGCTGAAAAAGCTCCCCACATCGGGATCGCAAGTGATCCAGGGACCGGGCGAGAATGCCGGCGTGGTCAGTCTCGGCGACGGTCAGGCGGCCGTCTTCAAGATGGAGAGCCACAACCACCCCTCCTACATCGAGCCCTATCAGGGCGCGGCCACGGGCGTCGGCGGCATCATGCGCGATGTCTTCACCATGGGCGCGCGCCCCATCGCCAACATGAATGCGCTGCGCTTCGGCAGCCCCAGTCACCCGAAGACGCGGCACCTTGTTGCCGGCGTCGTGTCCGGCATCGGCGACTACGGCAACTGCATGGGCGTGCCGACCATCGGCGGTGAGACGAATTTCGATCCCCGCTACAACGACAACATCCTGGTCAACGCCATGTGCGTCGGGCTGGTCGATGCGAACCGGATCTTCAAATCCGCCGCGAAAGGCGTCGGCCTGCCCGTCGTCTATGTGGGCTCCAAGACGGGCCGCGACGGCATCCACGGCGCCACTATGGCCTCGGCGGAATTCGACGAAAGCTCCGAGGAGAAGCGCCCGACCGTACAGGTCGGCGATCCTTTCACGGAGAAGCTGCTGCTGGAGGCCTGCCTCGAGCTGATGAACGAGGACGTCATCATCGCCATCCAGGACATGGGCGCGGCGGGCCTGACCTCGTCGTCCGTCGAGATGGCGGACAAAGGCGGCGTCGGCATCGATCTCGATCTCGATCTCGTGCCGATGCGCGAGGAAGGCATGACCGCCTACGAGATGCTCCTGTCGGAGAGCCAGGAACGCATGTTGATGGTGCTGAAACCCGGCTCCGAGCCCGTGGCCGAGCGCATCTTCAAGAAGTGGGAACTCGACTTCGCCGTCATCGGCAAGACCACCGACACCGGCCATTTCGTGGCGCGCCACAACGGCGTGGTGGAAGCGGACATTCCCTTGCCCGCGCTGGCGCACGCGGCGCCCATTTACGAGCGCCCCTACGAGACGCGCGAGAAGCTGCCCACCATTGCTCCCCAGGACGTCACGGCCCCGCCCAGCATCCTGAGCGCACTGGAGCGCCTTATCGGCTCGCCGCACCTGTCCTCACGGCGTTGGATCTACGAGCAGTACGACCACATGGTCATGGCCGACACGGTGCAGCGTCCCGGCGGCGATGCCGGCGTCGTCCGTGTGCATGGCACCGACAAGGGGCTCGCCGTGTCCTGCGACGTGACCCCGCGCTATTGCGCCGCCGATCCGTTCGAAGGCGGCAAGCAGGCGGTCGCGGAGTGCTGGCGCAACCTCACCGCGACGGGCGCCAAGCCGCTGGCCATCACCGACTGCCTGAATTTCGGCAACCCCGAACGGCCCGAGATCATGGGTGAGTTCGTCGGCGCCATCGAAGGCATGGCGGAGGCCTGCAAGGTTTTCCATTTCCCGGTCGTGTCGGGCAACGTGTCGCTCTACAACGAAACCAACGGCGTCGCGATCCCACCAACGCCAGCCGTGGGCGGTGTCGGATTGATCGCCAACATCGCCGAAATGGCCAATATGGCGCTGAAGGCTGACGGGGATGTGATCCTGCTCCTTGGCCTCGAGACTGGTCATCTCGGCCAATCGATCTATATGTCCGTTATGGAGGATCGCCTGGATGGCGCACCGCCGCCCGTCGACCTCGCCAGCGAGCGGGTGATCGGCGACCTGGTCCGCGGCCTGATCAAGGCCGACACGGTCAATGCGGTTCACGACGTCAGCGATGGCGGACTGCTGGTGGCGATCGCCGAGATGGCGCTGGCTGGAAAGCGCGGCGTGGCACTGGAGGAGCCTCCGGAAGACATCCCCGCGCATGGCATCTGGTTCGGCGAGGATCAGGGCCGTTACGTGGTCACGGCAACGCCGGACAAGGTCGACACGATCAAGGATGTCGCGGCGGTTTACAGCGTGCCCGTGCGGGTGCTTGGGACCGTCGGAGGCGATACGATGACGCTGCCCGGCGAAGCCCCACTGCCGCTGGGCATGCTGCGGGCGGCGTTTGAAGATTGGTTGCCGCGCTTTATGACGCGGGGATAA
- the purB gene encoding adenylosuccinate lyase: MIPRYSRSQMTDIWEPENKFRIWLKIEVTAAEAMAELGLIPKEAAEAAKARGGFDIDRIDEIEREVKHDVIAFLTSVAEHVGPEARFLHAGLTSSDVLDTCFNVQLTEAADILIADLDALLAALKARAYEHKHTITVGRSHGIHAEPTTFGLKLAQAYAEFARNRERMVRAREEVATCAISGAVGTFAHVDPRVEAYVAEKLGLRPEPISTQVIPRDRHAAFFATLAVIASSVERLATEIRHLQRTEVLEAEEFFSAGQKGSSAMPHKRNPVLSENLTGLARIVRGYAIPAMENVALWHERDISHSSVERMIGPDATVTLDFALARLTGVIEGLVVYPERMQANMDRLGGLIHSQRVLLALTNAGVSREDAYRLVQSNAMKVWQENKDFLTELLADPDVTAALSEDTIRDQFDLGYHTKHVDDIFARVFAD, from the coding sequence ATGATTCCGCGTTACAGCCGCTCCCAGATGACGGACATCTGGGAGCCCGAAAACAAATTCCGCATCTGGCTCAAGATCGAGGTGACGGCCGCCGAGGCCATGGCAGAACTCGGGCTCATTCCCAAGGAGGCGGCGGAGGCCGCCAAGGCCCGCGGCGGCTTCGACATCGACCGGATCGACGAGATCGAGCGCGAGGTGAAGCACGACGTGATCGCCTTCCTCACCTCGGTGGCGGAACATGTGGGACCCGAGGCGCGGTTCCTCCACGCCGGTCTCACCTCCTCCGACGTGCTCGACACCTGCTTCAACGTGCAGCTCACGGAAGCGGCGGACATTCTAATCGCCGATCTCGACGCGCTGCTCGCGGCTCTCAAGGCCCGCGCTTATGAGCACAAGCACACGATCACGGTTGGCCGCAGCCACGGCATTCATGCCGAGCCGACGACATTCGGCCTGAAGCTGGCCCAGGCCTATGCGGAATTCGCCCGCAATCGCGAGCGCATGGTGCGGGCTCGCGAGGAAGTCGCCACCTGCGCCATCTCCGGCGCGGTCGGCACGTTCGCCCATGTGGATCCGCGCGTCGAAGCCTACGTGGCCGAAAAACTCGGCCTCCGGCCCGAGCCCATCTCCACACAGGTAATTCCCCGGGATCGCCACGCAGCCTTCTTCGCCACGCTCGCCGTGATCGCCAGCTCCGTGGAGCGCCTTGCCACCGAGATCCGGCATCTGCAGCGCACGGAGGTGCTAGAAGCCGAGGAGTTTTTCTCGGCGGGCCAGAAGGGCTCTTCCGCCATGCCCCATAAGCGTAACCCGGTGCTGTCGGAGAATCTGACCGGGCTTGCCCGCATCGTGCGCGGCTATGCCATCCCCGCCATGGAGAACGTGGCGCTGTGGCATGAGCGGGATATCTCGCACTCATCCGTCGAGCGCATGATCGGGCCGGACGCGACCGTCACGCTCGACTTCGCGCTGGCCCGCTTGACCGGCGTCATTGAGGGATTGGTGGTCTATCCCGAGCGCATGCAGGCCAATATGGACCGGCTGGGCGGCCTCATTCACTCGCAACGCGTGCTGCTGGCGCTGACCAATGCGGGCGTCTCGCGCGAGGACGCCTATCGCCTCGTTCAGAGCAATGCGATGAAGGTCTGGCAGGAAAACAAGGACTTCCTGACCGAGCTCCTGGCCGACCCGGATGTCACGGCGGCGCTGTCGGAGGACACGATCCGGGATCAATTCGATCTCGGCTATCACACCAAGCACGTCGACGACATCTTCGCCCGCGTGTTCGCGGACTAA
- a CDS encoding HpcH/HpaI aldolase family protein, whose protein sequence is MAKDLFRSAARKKQTLFNAWLMMNNPLAVELIGDAGWDCVTIDQQHGAGGNETMLSCLTAAKAAGLPAIVRVANNDPGLVGRALDAGAQGVMCPLIENVAEAESFVQAVKYPPRGNRSWGPYRAKIGASGDYFKTANRFTIACPQIETKGALADLDAILGLKGVDMVCFGPNDLSVALTGGIDIWAKEVLEAGREVLAKAREHGVMTLVFCNDIDFAKPRIKEGWDVVAIGTDTGWLASAAAATLAAAESTS, encoded by the coding sequence ATGGCCAAGGACCTTTTTCGCAGCGCAGCCAGGAAGAAGCAGACGCTTTTCAACGCCTGGCTGATGATGAACAACCCGCTCGCCGTCGAGTTGATCGGCGATGCGGGCTGGGACTGTGTCACCATCGACCAGCAGCATGGCGCCGGCGGCAACGAGACCATGCTGTCCTGCCTGACGGCCGCCAAGGCGGCGGGGCTCCCTGCGATCGTCCGGGTCGCCAACAACGATCCAGGCCTGGTAGGCCGGGCGCTGGACGCGGGCGCGCAAGGGGTCATGTGCCCGCTGATCGAGAATGTGGCCGAGGCGGAGAGTTTCGTTCAGGCGGTGAAGTATCCGCCGCGCGGCAACCGCAGCTGGGGTCCGTACCGGGCCAAGATTGGCGCCTCGGGGGACTATTTCAAAACCGCCAACCGTTTCACGATTGCCTGCCCCCAAATCGAGACCAAAGGGGCGCTCGCCGATCTCGATGCCATCCTCGGCCTCAAGGGCGTCGACATGGTCTGCTTCGGCCCGAACGACCTCTCCGTGGCGCTCACGGGGGGCATCGATATCTGGGCCAAGGAGGTCCTGGAGGCGGGCAGAGAGGTCCTGGCCAAGGCTCGTGAGCACGGCGTCATGACCCTCGTTTTCTGCAACGACATCGACTTCGCCAAGCCCCGTATCAAGGAAGGCTGGGACGTTGTCGCCATCGGCACCGACACCGGCTGGCTCGCCTCGGCGGCCGCGGCGACCCTGGCCGCGGCTGAATCAACTTCTTAG
- the purQ gene encoding phosphoribosylformylglycinamidine synthase subunit PurQ, with protein sequence MKASVIVFPGSNCDRDAAVALERAMGAAPQMVWHGDSELPKSDLILLPGGFSYGDYLRSGAMAAHSPIMREVVRRAEAGTPVLGICNGFQVLTEAGLLPGVLMRNATLRFICKDVRLRVERDDTAFASHYKKDEVVRIPIAHKDGCYFADPGTLYILENEGRIAFRYCEEDGAITDAANPNGSTGNIAGIYNDTSTVLGMMPHPERLIDPAQSGTDGAKMFSSLVETLH encoded by the coding sequence ATGAAAGCCAGCGTCATCGTTTTTCCGGGATCGAACTGCGACCGCGACGCGGCTGTCGCCTTGGAGCGCGCTATGGGGGCCGCGCCTCAGATGGTGTGGCACGGCGACTCCGAACTGCCGAAGAGCGACTTGATCCTTCTTCCCGGCGGGTTTTCCTACGGCGACTATTTGCGCTCCGGCGCCATGGCGGCGCACTCCCCCATCATGCGCGAGGTCGTACGCCGGGCCGAAGCCGGTACGCCGGTGCTCGGCATCTGCAACGGCTTCCAGGTTCTCACCGAGGCAGGGCTGCTTCCCGGCGTTCTGATGCGCAACGCGACCTTGCGCTTCATCTGTAAGGACGTGCGCCTGCGCGTAGAACGCGACGACACGGCTTTCGCCAGCCATTACAAGAAGGACGAAGTGGTGCGCATCCCGATCGCCCATAAGGACGGCTGCTATTTCGCCGATCCGGGCACGCTCTACATCCTGGAGAACGAGGGCCGCATCGCGTTCCGTTATTGTGAAGAGGACGGCGCAATAACCGACGCGGCCAATCCAAACGGTTCGACCGGCAATATTGCCGGCATCTACAACGACACCAGCACGGTGCTCGGCATGATGCCGCATCCCGAGCGGCTGATCGATCCGGCCCAATCTGGAACAGACGGCGCCAAGATGTTCTCCTCTCTCGTGGAGACTCTCCATTGA
- a CDS encoding branched-chain amino acid ABC transporter substrate-binding protein, whose product MMRLTGLLAVAACAIALAGCNGGDDPDVIKVAVAGPQTGQYASLGTQMTAGAETAVADINAAGGVLGKKLKLEVGDDACDPKQAVAVANQMAGDNVALVAGHFCSGSSIPASNVYAESNLVMISPASTNPALTDQRAGPNVYRVCGRDDKQGEVAGAYLAKHFGGKNIAIIDDKTAYGRGLANEVKKALNAKGVEEVFRESITAGEKDYSALVSKLKLAGVDALFLGGYHTEAGLILRQMRDQDMDTVLMGGDALVTQEYWSITGPAGEGTLMTFSPDPRKNPAAQDVVKRLEAKGISPEGYVLYTYAAIQSWAEAAEKAGTTDAPAVVKALDDITVHSVIGDFRFDEKGDPNLPPYAVYRWADGSYEQIDENS is encoded by the coding sequence ATGATGCGTTTGACTGGACTGCTCGCCGTCGCTGCATGCGCGATCGCACTCGCGGGTTGCAACGGCGGGGACGATCCCGACGTCATCAAGGTCGCGGTCGCCGGTCCCCAGACTGGGCAATACGCATCGCTCGGCACCCAGATGACAGCGGGCGCAGAGACGGCGGTGGCCGACATCAACGCCGCGGGCGGTGTTCTCGGCAAGAAGCTCAAGCTGGAAGTCGGCGACGATGCCTGCGACCCGAAACAGGCCGTCGCGGTCGCCAACCAGATGGCGGGGGACAATGTCGCACTCGTGGCGGGACATTTCTGCTCGGGCTCGTCGATCCCCGCATCCAATGTGTACGCGGAGAGCAATCTCGTGATGATTTCACCCGCCTCCACGAACCCGGCCCTGACGGACCAGCGCGCAGGCCCGAACGTATACCGGGTGTGCGGCCGCGACGACAAACAAGGCGAAGTCGCCGGCGCCTATCTCGCCAAGCATTTCGGCGGCAAGAATATCGCGATCATCGACGACAAGACCGCCTATGGGCGCGGCCTTGCCAACGAGGTGAAGAAGGCCCTCAACGCCAAGGGTGTTGAAGAGGTGTTCCGGGAATCCATCACGGCGGGCGAGAAGGACTACTCCGCTCTGGTCTCAAAGTTGAAACTGGCCGGCGTGGATGCGCTGTTCCTCGGCGGCTATCACACCGAGGCGGGGCTGATCCTCCGCCAGATGCGGGACCAAGACATGGACACGGTGCTGATGGGCGGGGATGCGCTGGTGACACAAGAATACTGGTCCATCACCGGCCCCGCGGGCGAAGGCACCCTGATGACCTTCTCCCCTGACCCGCGCAAGAACCCGGCCGCCCAGGACGTCGTAAAGCGATTGGAGGCGAAAGGCATCTCGCCGGAAGGCTATGTGCTTTACACCTACGCGGCGATCCAATCCTGGGCCGAGGCGGCGGAGAAGGCCGGTACGACCGATGCGCCCGCTGTTGTGAAGGCGCTCGACGACATCACGGTCCACTCGGTGATCGGCGATTTCCGGTTTGACGAAAAGGGCGATCCCAACCTGCCGCCCTATGCGGTCTATCGCTGGGCCGACGGGAGCTACGAGCAGATCGATGAGAACTCGTGA